Proteins encoded together in one Oceanobacillus iheyensis HTE831 window:
- a CDS encoding oxidoreductase, with the protein MLNIGYIGNGKSTNRYHLPFVLQRDNIKVKTIYRRNPDRDSWGKIDGVHYTSDIDELLQDEDIQLIVVCTKHDSHYEYTKSVLEHNKHCLVEKPFMETSEQAKEIFALAKEKGLVVQAYQNRRFDSDFLTVQKVIEEGKLGDLLEVEMHYDYYRPEVPESADTFDPAASFLYGHGCHTLDQVFSYFGKPDHIHYDVRQLLGQGRMNDYFDLDLFYDGLKVSVKSSYFRLKERPSFVIHGKKGSFVKQTKDRQEEHLKLFYMPDNKDFGIDTLDQYGVLTYVDEEGTVHEEKVPSVHGDYGRVYDDLYEAVIHGKDKTITDEQTLLQMEVLETGVKDLK; encoded by the coding sequence ATGCTTAACATAGGCTATATTGGCAATGGCAAAAGTACGAACCGATATCATCTGCCGTTCGTATTGCAAAGAGATAATATCAAGGTGAAAACCATTTATCGCAGAAACCCTGATCGCGATAGCTGGGGCAAAATTGACGGGGTGCATTATACTTCGGATATAGATGAATTATTACAGGATGAGGATATTCAACTGATTGTTGTCTGCACAAAGCATGACAGCCATTATGAATACACAAAAAGTGTCCTTGAACATAACAAGCATTGTTTAGTAGAAAAGCCATTTATGGAGACTTCTGAGCAGGCAAAAGAAATATTTGCACTGGCAAAAGAAAAAGGATTAGTTGTCCAAGCTTATCAAAATAGACGATTTGACAGTGATTTCTTAACCGTGCAAAAAGTGATCGAAGAAGGGAAACTTGGGGATCTTTTAGAAGTGGAAATGCATTACGACTACTATCGTCCCGAAGTACCTGAATCTGCGGATACCTTTGATCCTGCTGCGTCCTTTTTATATGGGCATGGGTGCCATACACTCGATCAGGTCTTCAGCTATTTCGGCAAACCCGATCACATCCACTATGATGTAAGACAGTTATTAGGACAAGGGAGAATGAATGATTACTTTGATCTTGATTTGTTTTACGACGGTTTAAAAGTATCGGTGAAATCCAGTTATTTTAGACTGAAAGAAAGACCAAGCTTTGTTATTCACGGAAAGAAAGGCAGCTTCGTGAAGCAAACAAAAGATCGTCAGGAAGAGCATTTGAAGTTATTTTACATGCCGGATAATAAGGATTTTGGTATCGATACGCTCGATCAATATGGCGTGCTGACCTATGTTGATGAGGAAGGTACCGTTCATGAAGAGAAAGTACCATCCGTTCATGGCGATTATGGACGTGTATATGATGATTTATATGAAGCTGTCATTCATGGTAAGGACAAAACAATCACAGACGAACAGACACTGCTTCAGATGGAAGTATTGGAAACAGGCGTGAAGGATCTGAAGTAA
- a CDS encoding DUF418 domain-containing protein: protein MFVTSQNRQPEIKKRAISLDLARGTILLLIVLAHAPLYLYNAEPGLMQRVASTNFFDEIVNLFGIFFIDHRARAMFALLLGYGLVLLFNSQRSKGKSEKDAAKLIRRRSWYLILFGFILAVIVGGQDILMAYGFAGLIVSTLLSRNLKVIVRSLIIITLIYCLVTPILWGFGMLEFKSYGFPLDLSATDTYVNRTLSLLATFPIIPIIIHLMIPILPSVLIGIWLAKKQLLTKPELHLQSLKLLSVVGLTISLLGALPLSFIGSVWQPSFFVSGLLFGLHILTGIAGGVAYAAIFGLIGANVKKPGPISNSLKALGKRSLTFYIWNEAMLVLFLSPVALDLAGTVNNGIAALIAVGIWVFSILMATLLEKNNMNGPLEVVMRRMMYKNA from the coding sequence ATGTTCGTTACATCACAAAATAGACAACCTGAGATAAAAAAGCGCGCCATTTCATTAGATTTAGCACGAGGCACGATCTTATTATTAATTGTACTTGCCCACGCGCCACTTTACTTATACAACGCGGAACCAGGGCTTATGCAAAGAGTCGCAAGTACGAACTTCTTTGATGAAATTGTAAACCTTTTTGGGATATTTTTTATTGATCATCGAGCGAGAGCAATGTTTGCCTTATTGTTAGGGTATGGTTTAGTCTTGTTATTTAATAGCCAACGCTCTAAAGGAAAAAGTGAGAAAGATGCAGCAAAATTGATACGAAGACGTTCCTGGTATTTAATCTTATTCGGTTTCATATTAGCAGTCATCGTAGGCGGACAAGATATCCTGATGGCTTATGGTTTTGCTGGACTTATTGTGAGCACGCTATTAAGTCGGAATCTTAAAGTAATCGTACGATCACTTATCATTATTACACTCATTTACTGTCTTGTGACTCCCATATTATGGGGATTCGGTATGCTAGAATTCAAGAGTTACGGTTTCCCACTAGATCTATCAGCAACAGACACCTATGTAAATCGCACATTATCTCTTTTAGCTACTTTTCCAATCATTCCAATTATCATTCATTTGATGATTCCTATACTCCCATCCGTTTTGATAGGGATATGGTTAGCGAAAAAACAGTTATTGACAAAACCGGAATTACATTTACAATCGCTTAAACTCTTAAGTGTTGTAGGCTTAACTATTTCGCTATTAGGTGCACTACCACTATCCTTCATAGGGAGCGTGTGGCAGCCTAGTTTCTTCGTATCTGGTTTACTATTTGGACTCCATATATTAACTGGAATTGCAGGAGGGGTAGCCTATGCAGCAATTTTTGGTTTAATCGGGGCGAATGTAAAAAAACCCGGTCCTATTAGTAATTCTTTAAAGGCTCTAGGAAAGCGTTCATTAACATTTTACATATGGAACGAGGCGATGCTTGTTCTATTCTTATCACCAGTAGCACTTGATTTAGCAGGAACCGTCAATAACGGAATAGCCGCTCTTATTGCTGTGGGTATTTGGGTGTTTTCCATTTTGATGGCCACTTTATTAGAGAAAAACAATATGAATGGTCCATTGGAAGTTGTAATGAGGCGAATGATGTATAAAAATGCATAA
- a CDS encoding PTS system mannose/fructose/sorbose family transporter subunit IID translates to MAREELKLTKRDRIAIWWRSTFIQGSWNYERMQNGGWAFSMIPAIKRLYKTKEDRAAALQRHLEFFNTHPYVASPIIGVTLALEEERANGAPVDNKAIQGVKVGMMGPLAGIGDPMFWFTVKPILGALAASLALSGNILGPILYFVLWNLIRMGFKWYSQELGYKAGSKITEDLSGGLLQDITKGASILGMFILGALVNRWVAVSFAPTVSEVQLDEGAYIDWESLPSGAEGIRTALIQQEQGRSLTQTDVTTLQDNLDSLIPGLAGLLLTLLCMWLLRKKVSPIIMILGLFVVGIVFHVIGLM, encoded by the coding sequence ATGGCTCGAGAAGAATTGAAATTAACAAAAAGAGATCGGATTGCGATTTGGTGGCGATCCACGTTCATTCAGGGTTCTTGGAACTATGAACGTATGCAAAACGGTGGTTGGGCATTTTCCATGATTCCTGCCATCAAGAGATTGTATAAAACAAAAGAAGATCGTGCTGCAGCACTACAACGTCATTTGGAATTCTTTAATACTCATCCATATGTAGCTTCTCCGATTATTGGTGTAACGTTAGCGCTTGAAGAAGAACGGGCAAACGGCGCGCCAGTGGATAACAAGGCAATTCAAGGTGTAAAAGTTGGTATGATGGGACCTCTAGCAGGTATTGGGGATCCAATGTTCTGGTTCACAGTAAAACCAATCCTTGGTGCATTAGCGGCTTCGCTTGCGCTTAGTGGTAACATACTCGGACCGATTCTTTACTTTGTATTATGGAATCTTATTCGTATGGGCTTCAAATGGTATTCTCAGGAACTTGGTTACAAAGCTGGCTCGAAAATTACCGAGGACTTATCGGGCGGATTACTACAGGATATAACCAAAGGTGCTTCGATACTCGGTATGTTCATCCTCGGTGCTTTAGTAAATAGGTGGGTAGCTGTCTCATTTGCTCCGACCGTATCCGAGGTTCAATTGGACGAAGGTGCCTATATCGATTGGGAAAGCTTACCTTCAGGAGCGGAAGGAATTCGAACCGCGCTGATTCAGCAAGAACAGGGTCGATCACTGACCCAGACCGATGTGACGACCTTACAGGACAACCTGGATAGCTTAATTCCTGGTTTAGCTGGTTTGCTACTTACACTTCTATGTATGTGGCTGCTAAGGAAGAAAGTTTCTCCAATCATTATGATTCTTGGATTGTTCGTAGTAGGTATAGTATTCCACGTTATCGGATTAATGTAA
- a CDS encoding PTS mannose/fructose/sorbose transporter subunit IIC, producing MELTIIQIILIIIVAFLAGVEGILDEFHFHQPIIACTLIGLVTGEVVPCLILGGTLQLIALGWANIGAAVAPDAALASIASAIILVLGGQGESGVSSAIAIAVPLAVAGLLLTIIVRTIATGLVHLMDAAAKEGNIRRIDFWHIVAICMQGLRIAIPAALILAIGAGPVRDLLQSMPSWLTDGLAVGGGMVVAVGYAMVINMMATKEVWPFFAIGFVLATIPSITLMGLGGIGVALALIYLALTKQGGSGNGGNGNTGDPLGEIIDNY from the coding sequence ATGGAATTAACTATTATTCAAATAATATTAATTATTATTGTAGCATTTTTAGCTGGTGTAGAAGGAATCTTGGATGAATTCCACTTCCATCAGCCAATCATTGCCTGTACACTAATCGGTTTAGTTACAGGAGAAGTAGTACCTTGTCTTATCTTAGGTGGTACCTTACAATTAATCGCTTTAGGTTGGGCGAACATTGGAGCCGCTGTAGCTCCGGATGCTGCACTAGCATCTATTGCATCGGCAATTATACTCGTTTTAGGTGGCCAGGGAGAATCTGGTGTATCTTCTGCAATCGCAATCGCAGTACCACTTGCAGTTGCAGGTCTATTATTAACAATCATCGTTCGAACGATTGCAACCGGTTTGGTCCATTTAATGGATGCCGCGGCTAAAGAAGGAAATATACGAAGGATCGACTTTTGGCATATTGTAGCGATTTGTATGCAAGGGTTGCGTATCGCAATTCCAGCCGCGTTAATTTTGGCAATTGGTGCAGGTCCGGTTAGAGATTTACTTCAATCTATGCCTTCTTGGTTAACAGACGGTCTAGCAGTCGGCGGTGGAATGGTAGTAGCTGTTGGTTATGCAATGGTTATTAACATGATGGCGACAAAAGAAGTATGGCCTTTCTTTGCAATTGGTTTCGTATTAGCTACTATTCCATCTATTACTCTAATGGGTCTTGGTGGTATCGGTGTGGCTCTTGCATTGATTTATTTAGCACTTACAAAACAAGGCGGTTCTGGTAATGGTGGAAACGGAAACACTGGTGATCCGCTAGGTGAAATCATAGATAACTACTAA
- a CDS encoding alpha/beta hydrolase, with the protein MLKTTTAMPWKEVLTDNSAHTITGDVRIIDAFPIPQLETERRVWIYLPRSYHESDRKYPVLYMHDGQNVFNQATSWGTQWGVDETLEQMTLDEPALETIVVAIDHGGDQRNNEYNFTINPEYGFCGKGEAYAAFLSETLKPYIDQHYRTLSAPEHTMIGGSSFGAYISLYTALRYPDQFNRVSGFSFVMWQDSGAIIRLIEQSEISPTMRIYLSIGEQETDNPDFNRIACEHVTLARQKLISAGGEESRIRFDVIPDGTHHESTWGPLFAEAHRWLMQS; encoded by the coding sequence ATGTTAAAAACTACTACTGCCATGCCATGGAAAGAAGTTTTAACCGACAACTCAGCACATACCATTACTGGTGATGTCCGGATAATCGATGCTTTTCCAATTCCACAGCTCGAGACGGAGAGGCGAGTATGGATTTACTTGCCAAGAAGCTATCATGAAAGCGATAGAAAGTATCCCGTTCTATATATGCATGATGGGCAAAATGTATTTAATCAAGCAACATCTTGGGGGACCCAGTGGGGTGTCGATGAGACGTTGGAGCAAATGACGTTGGATGAACCTGCACTTGAGACGATCGTGGTCGCTATTGATCATGGAGGCGACCAGCGCAACAATGAATATAATTTTACGATAAATCCGGAATATGGTTTCTGTGGCAAAGGGGAGGCTTATGCTGCGTTTCTTTCGGAGACGCTTAAGCCCTATATCGATCAGCATTACCGCACTCTTTCCGCGCCGGAACATACGATGATTGGTGGCAGTTCATTCGGTGCATACATATCGCTTTATACTGCCTTGCGTTATCCTGATCAGTTCAATCGAGTGAGTGGATTTTCTTTTGTGATGTGGCAGGACAGCGGTGCAATTATCCGTTTGATCGAACAGTCGGAGATCTCCCCTACAATGAGAATTTATCTGAGCATCGGTGAACAGGAGACGGATAATCCAGATTTTAACCGAATTGCTTGTGAGCACGTTACGCTTGCTCGTCAGAAGCTGATTTCAGCAGGTGGAGAAGAAAGCAGAATTCGATTTGACGTCATTCCGGATGGAACACATCATGAATCCACGTGGGGACCGCTGTTTGCTGAGGCCCATCGTTGGCTGATGCAGTCTTGA
- a CDS encoding YwqI/YxiC family protein produces MGEIKLNRSPVEQKLQDYESAVNQVKLEGTADIRGKNNVEVVEKINRLNQRLEELTERYREISTKHLSTAYRALDNLEEEERMAAKGIEMIES; encoded by the coding sequence ATGGGTGAGATAAAATTGAATCGAAGTCCGGTCGAACAAAAGCTTCAAGACTATGAATCGGCAGTCAATCAGGTGAAGCTAGAAGGAACCGCGGATATTCGCGGTAAGAACAACGTAGAAGTAGTCGAGAAAATAAATCGGCTAAATCAACGTTTGGAAGAGCTAACCGAGCGATATCGAGAAATCTCAACAAAGCATCTTTCTACAGCTTATCGTGCGTTAGATAATCTAGAGGAAGAAGAAAGAATGGCTGCAAAAGGAATTGAAATGATCGAGTCCTAG
- a CDS encoding mannose/fructose/sorbose PTS transporter subunit IIA: MVGIIIATHGEFAEGILQSGEMIFGKQENVEAVTLMPSEGPDDVRAKMEKAIASFDNQDEVLFLVDLWGGTPFNQASSLMEAHQDKWAIVAGLNLAMLIEAFATRFSKESAHEIAVHILDTAKEAVKVKPEELEPADAAADTAQQVNTGAPGKFEYVLARIDSRLLHGQVATAWTKNTLPTRIIVVSDEVAKDELRKKLIQQAAPSGVKAHVVPINKMIELAKDDKHFGGQRALLLFENPHDVLKAVEGGVPLETINVGSMAHSTGKVQPNKVLAFSQADLDAFKKLKEHGLSFDVRKVPNDSRGNMDEIMRRAQSELDRQR; the protein is encoded by the coding sequence ATGGTAGGAATTATCATTGCTACTCATGGTGAATTTGCCGAGGGTATCTTGCAATCTGGAGAGATGATCTTTGGAAAACAAGAGAATGTAGAAGCTGTTACATTGATGCCGAGCGAAGGCCCTGATGATGTAAGGGCAAAAATGGAAAAAGCAATTGCCTCTTTTGACAATCAAGACGAAGTTTTATTCTTAGTCGATCTTTGGGGTGGTACTCCTTTCAACCAAGCAAGCAGTTTAATGGAAGCGCATCAAGATAAATGGGCGATCGTTGCTGGATTAAACTTAGCTATGTTGATTGAAGCTTTTGCGACACGCTTTTCCAAGGAATCAGCGCATGAAATTGCTGTACATATTTTAGACACAGCAAAAGAAGCGGTGAAGGTAAAACCGGAAGAATTAGAGCCAGCAGATGCTGCTGCAGATACTGCTCAGCAGGTGAATACAGGTGCTCCTGGTAAATTTGAATATGTACTAGCCCGTATTGACTCTCGCTTGCTGCATGGACAAGTAGCGACTGCGTGGACAAAGAACACACTGCCTACTCGTATCATCGTTGTATCGGATGAAGTAGCGAAGGATGAATTGCGTAAGAAATTAATTCAGCAAGCTGCTCCATCAGGGGTGAAGGCACACGTTGTTCCGATTAATAAAATGATTGAACTTGCCAAAGATGATAAACATTTTGGCGGTCAGCGAGCATTACTGCTTTTTGAAAATCCGCATGATGTGCTTAAAGCAGTAGAAGGCGGTGTTCCATTAGAAACAATCAATGTTGGTTCGATGGCTCACTCGACTGGTAAGGTGCAGCCGAATAAAGTATTGGCCTTTAGCCAAGCGGATCTCGACGCATTTAAAAAGCTAAAAGAACATGGATTGTCATTCGACGTACGTAAAGTACCGAACGATTCCAGAGGTAATATGGATGAGATTATGAGAAGGGCTCAGTCAGAGCTAGATAGACAGAGATAA
- a CDS encoding DUF956 family protein, with product MVQSINTKVDLVIDATSHINMTDYGQIMIGDKGFEFYNKRDSRKFIQIPWEEVDYVIASVLFKGKWIPRYAIQTKKNGTFTFSSKDPKKVLRATREYVDPNRMIQSLGFFDVIKRNLKSKSKK from the coding sequence ATGGTTCAATCCATTAATACAAAGGTCGATTTAGTGATTGATGCGACCTCACATATAAATATGACAGACTATGGCCAAATCATGATTGGAGATAAAGGGTTTGAGTTCTACAATAAACGTGACTCGCGTAAATTTATTCAAATTCCTTGGGAAGAAGTAGATTATGTGATTGCTTCGGTTCTATTCAAAGGGAAGTGGATTCCGCGTTATGCTATCCAAACGAAGAAAAATGGGACGTTTACTTTTTCTTCAAAAGATCCAAAGAAAGTATTACGGGCTACTCGTGAATATGTTGATCCGAATCGTATGATTCAATCATTAGGGTTCTTTGATGTTATCAAACGCAATTTGAAGAGTAAATCAAAAAAATAA